From Tachysurus fulvidraco isolate hzauxx_2018 chromosome 10, HZAU_PFXX_2.0, whole genome shotgun sequence, one genomic window encodes:
- the pkmb gene encoding pyruvate kinase M1/2b produces the protein MSKDKNMSSSVIHSQQLHAAMAETFLEHMCLLDIDSEPTVSRNTGIICTIGPASRSVEKLREMIKAGMNIARLNFSHGTHEYHADTIKNVREATESFVPGSLEYRPVAVALDTKGPEIRTGLIKGSGTEEVKLNKGEKIKLTLDDKFKDNCDEKTLWLDYKNITKVVEQGSKVYVDDGLISLKVLEIGGDYLICEIENGGMLGSKKGVNLPGAKIDLPAVSEKDIQDLQFGVEQAVDMVFASFIRKAADVHAVRKVLGEKGKNIKVISKLENHEGVRNFDEILEASDGIMVARGDMGIEIPTEKVFLAQKMMIGRSNRIGKPIICATQMLESMIKKPRPTRAESSDVANAVLDGADCIMLSGETAKGEYPVESVLIQHLIAREAEAAMFHRQLFEELRRTTHLTRDPCESVAIGAVEASFKCCASAIIVLTKSGRSAHLLSRYRPRALIMAVTRNEQTARQCHLYRGIYPILYNKPANDMWAEDVDLRVSFALEMGKAQKFYKSGDVVIVVTGWRPGSGYTNTMRVVLVP, from the exons ATGTCTAAGGATAAGAATATGAGCTCTTCCGTCATTCACTCTCAGCAGCTCCATGCTGCAATGGCAGAAACCTTCCTGGAGCACATGTGCCTGCTAGACATTGACTCTGAGCCCACAGTGTCTCGCAACACTGGAATCATCTGCACAATTG GGCCAGCTTCTCGCTCTGTGGAGAAGCTGAGGGAGATGATCAAGGCTGGCATGAACATTGCACGCTTGAACTTTTCTCATGGAACTCATGAG TACCATGCTGATACCATCAAAAATGTACGTGAAGCCACTGAGAGCTTTGTACCTGGAAGTCTTGAGTACAGACCAGTGGCCGTTGCACTGGACACCAAGGGCCCTGAAATCAGGACTGGACTCATCAAGGGC AGTGGCACTGAGGAGGTGAAGCTAAACAAGGGTGAGAAAATTAAGCTGACCCTAGATGACAAATTCAAGGATAACTGTGATGAGAAAACTCTCTGGCTTGATTACAAGAATATCACTAAGGTGGTTGAACAGGGCAGCAAGGTCTACGTTGATGATGGCCTCATTTCCCTGAAAGTCCTGGAAATTG GTGGTGACTACTTGATATGTGAGATTGAGAATGGCGGTATGCTGGGCAGCAAGAAAGGTGTGAACCTGCCTGGTGCTAAAATAGACCTACCCGCTGTGTCTGAGAAGGACATCCAAGACCTGCAGTTTGGTGTGGAGCAAGCAGTGGACATGGTGTTTGCATCCTTCATCCGCAAGGCTGCTGACGTTCACGCAGTCAGGAAAGTGTTGGGTGAGAAGGGCAAGAACATCAAGGTCATCAGCAAGCTGGAGAACCATGAGGGGGTGCGCAA TTTTGATGAGATCCTGGAGGCCAGTGATGGTATCATGGTTGCCCGTGGAGACATGGGCATCGAGATTCCCACAGAGAAGGTCTTCCTGGCTCAGAAAATGATGATTGGACGCAGCAACAGGATTGGCAAACCTATCATTTGTGCTACACAG ATGCTGGAAAGCATGATCAAGAAGCCCCGTCCAACCCGTGCTGAGAGTAGTGATGTAGCCAATGCTGTGCTGGATGGTGCTGACTGCATCATGCTGAGTGGAGAGACAGCTAAGGGCGAGTACCCTGTTGAGTCTGTGTTGATTCAGCACCTG ATTGCCCGAGAGGCTGAGGCAGCCATGTTCCACAGGCAGTTGTTTGAAGAGTTGCGTCGcaccacacacctgactcgtgacCCCTGTGAATCTGTGGCCATAGGAGCTGTGGAAGCTTCCTTTAAGTGCTGTGCCAGTGCCATTATCGTTCTCACTAAATCTGGAAG GTCTGCTCATCTGCTGTCTAGATACAGGCCTCGTGCCCTCATCATGGCTGTGACCCGGAATGAGCAGACAGCACGTCAGTGCCATCTGTATCGTGGCATCTACCCCATCCTCTACAACAAGCCTGCCAATGATATGTGGGCTGAGGATGTGGACTTGCGTGTCAGCTTTGCCCTGGAGATGG GTAAAGCCCAGAAGTTCTACAAATCTGGTGATGTGGTGATTGTTGTCACTGGTTGGCGTCCTGGCTCTGGCTACACCAACACCATGCGTGTTGTTCTGGTGCCCTGA